The Corynebacterium qintianiae genome has a window encoding:
- a CDS encoding pyruvate dehydrogenase, giving the protein MAINFAQQLVNKLQDLGVKRIYGLVGDSLNPLSDAVRNSGIEWIHVRNEEAAAFAAGADSLSTGDLAVCGASCGPGNTHLIQGLYEAHRNGAKVLAIASHIPSPEIGSDFFQSTHPEYIFQECSGYREVVHSAEQGARVLHNALQSTLAGNGVSVMVVPGDVFALDIADTVYTADSAYAQGADKRVFPDPGEAAALVRAINEADTVTMFCGYGARDARDEVFALAEKIKSPIGHSFRGKMFIAHDNPFDVGMSGLLGYGACYEASMDADLFIMVGTDFPYIDWLPHKNVAQIDIDGSHIGRRTPVAYPVIGDVKSVIGNILPHVEEKTDRSFLDRMLTRHAELLEDVVKKYTEPARESRTPIHPELAASVLDQLAADDAYVTVDTGMCNVWSSRYLTPNGRRGEMASYLHGTMANALPMAIGIQAANPGRQVISWSGDGGLGMLMGELLTVKLHNLPVKTVVFNNSSLGMVKLEMTVQGFPDFETDHDHVNYAAVAEAIGIKSFRVEDPKDLEQALSDALSHDGPALVDIVTDPDALSLPPSISWDMLKGFTTAGVKTVLDGGVGRMVNLARRNLRHIGAAASIELK; this is encoded by the coding sequence ATGGCTATCAACTTCGCCCAGCAACTCGTCAACAAACTTCAGGACCTCGGTGTGAAGCGCATTTACGGCCTCGTCGGGGACTCCCTCAATCCGCTTTCCGACGCCGTCCGCAACTCCGGCATCGAGTGGATACACGTCCGCAACGAGGAAGCGGCCGCCTTCGCCGCGGGCGCCGACTCCCTGTCCACCGGGGATCTAGCCGTGTGCGGCGCCTCGTGCGGCCCGGGCAACACCCACCTCATTCAAGGTCTCTACGAGGCGCACCGCAACGGCGCCAAGGTACTCGCCATCGCCTCGCACATCCCATCGCCAGAGATCGGATCCGACTTCTTCCAGTCCACCCACCCCGAGTACATCTTCCAGGAATGCTCCGGCTACCGCGAGGTTGTCCACTCCGCAGAACAGGGTGCGCGGGTGCTGCACAATGCGCTGCAGTCGACCCTGGCCGGTAACGGGGTCTCCGTCATGGTGGTCCCGGGCGACGTGTTCGCCCTTGACATCGCCGACACCGTCTACACTGCCGATTCCGCCTATGCGCAGGGAGCTGACAAGCGTGTCTTCCCAGATCCCGGTGAGGCGGCAGCGCTTGTGCGGGCCATCAACGAGGCGGACACCGTGACCATGTTCTGCGGCTACGGCGCTCGCGACGCGCGCGACGAGGTGTTCGCTCTGGCGGAGAAGATCAAGTCGCCCATCGGCCACTCCTTCCGCGGCAAAATGTTCATCGCGCACGACAACCCCTTCGACGTGGGCATGTCCGGCCTGCTAGGTTACGGCGCGTGCTACGAGGCTTCGATGGACGCCGATCTGTTCATCATGGTCGGCACGGATTTCCCCTACATCGACTGGCTTCCCCATAAAAACGTCGCGCAGATCGACATCGACGGCTCCCACATCGGCCGCCGTACTCCCGTGGCGTACCCCGTCATCGGTGACGTCAAAAGCGTGATCGGCAACATTCTCCCCCACGTGGAGGAGAAGACTGACCGCTCGTTCCTCGACCGCATGCTCACCCGCCACGCCGAGCTGCTGGAGGACGTGGTGAAGAAGTACACCGAACCCGCCCGCGAGTCCCGCACGCCGATCCACCCGGAGCTGGCCGCGTCCGTACTTGATCAGCTCGCCGCGGACGACGCCTACGTCACCGTCGACACGGGCATGTGCAACGTGTGGTCGTCGCGCTACCTCACTCCCAACGGTCGCCGCGGTGAAATGGCCTCCTACCTGCACGGCACCATGGCGAACGCGCTGCCGATGGCAATTGGCATTCAGGCTGCGAACCCGGGCCGCCAGGTCATCTCCTGGTCCGGTGACGGCGGCCTCGGGATGCTCATGGGTGAGCTGCTTACGGTGAAGCTGCACAACCTGCCGGTGAAAACGGTCGTGTTCAACAATTCGTCCTTAGGCATGGTCAAACTCGAGATGACCGTCCAGGGCTTTCCCGACTTCGAGACCGACCACGATCACGTCAATTATGCCGCCGTCGCCGAGGCCATCGGAATCAAATCCTTCCGGGTCGAAGACCCGAAGGACCTCGAGCAAGCGCTTAGCGACGCTCTGTCGCACGACGGCCCCGCGCTGGTGGACATCGTCACCGACCCCGACGCGTTGTCGCTTCCGCCAAGCATCAGCTGGGACATGCTGAAGGGCTTTACTACCGCAGGTGTGAAGACCGTACTGGACGGCGGCGTGGGCCGCATGGTGAACCTGGCGCGGCGCAACCTGCGCCACATCGGGGCGGCTGC